The following are encoded in a window of Telmatobacter sp. DSM 110680 genomic DNA:
- a CDS encoding FUSC family protein → MPSMRLSNPKTWSQQELAAKLRVDRRANHGLLNWERRRLLIHATKTALSAALCWWIAIRFGLHDGYWGAISAIIVLQSNFGATISASRDRILGTMIGAAFGFAFSLFGVLPWNYILAVLSAVILCGLLGLRNSSRLAGVTISIVMLVQKTGSHWLLALHRVGEVFLGILVAVVVSTLVFPDRARLRLRDGLAQEFLVLDAFFEGILQGFRGVPAQNLPELRQDSLAMLRGNNALLEEMRNEPSGGPGWREGLGMLAQFGRTIFDALVALELAVRESYEDRYAQQLEPELGRLVTDIESGFQYVAKCIHGWRFHVAPPNLNLEQDIAELEERMAKVRHTGFSFSQAEILRAYAVQLHLKQIAVLLRASRVETSRAIGEAQPKES, encoded by the coding sequence ATGCCTTCGATGCGATTATCCAACCCCAAAACGTGGTCGCAGCAGGAACTCGCAGCCAAGCTGAGGGTTGACCGCCGCGCGAATCACGGCCTGCTGAACTGGGAACGCAGGCGGCTGCTGATCCACGCAACCAAAACCGCTCTCTCAGCGGCACTCTGCTGGTGGATCGCAATACGATTTGGATTGCACGACGGCTACTGGGGAGCCATCAGCGCGATCATCGTACTGCAGTCGAACTTCGGCGCCACCATCAGCGCGTCGCGGGACCGCATTCTTGGCACCATGATCGGCGCGGCATTTGGGTTTGCGTTTTCACTGTTCGGCGTTTTGCCATGGAACTACATTCTGGCCGTGTTATCCGCCGTCATTCTCTGCGGATTGCTTGGCCTGCGCAACAGTTCGAGGCTCGCCGGTGTGACCATCTCCATTGTGATGCTTGTACAGAAAACAGGGTCGCACTGGCTGCTGGCGCTGCACCGTGTGGGCGAAGTGTTTCTGGGGATTCTGGTGGCTGTCGTCGTATCGACGCTGGTGTTTCCCGATCGCGCGCGGCTGCGTCTGCGCGATGGACTCGCCCAGGAATTTCTCGTTCTTGATGCGTTCTTTGAAGGCATTCTGCAGGGATTCCGTGGGGTGCCCGCGCAGAACCTGCCAGAGCTTCGCCAAGATTCACTCGCCATGTTGCGGGGTAACAATGCGCTGCTGGAAGAGATGCGCAATGAACCTTCGGGTGGTCCTGGTTGGCGGGAAGGATTGGGCATGCTGGCGCAGTTTGGCCGAACGATCTTCGATGCGCTGGTGGCGCTGGAGCTCGCCGTCAGAGAGAGCTATGAAGACCGCTATGCACAGCAGCTGGAACCAGAGCTGGGCCGACTGGTGACTGATATCGAATCGGGTTTTCAGTATGTTGCGAAATGCATTCACGGCTGGCGATTTCACGTTGCGCCACCCAACCTGAACCTCGAGCAGGACATCGCCGAGCTTGAAGAGCGGATGGCAAAAGTTCGCCACACGGGATTCAGCTTCTCGCAGGCAGAGATCCTGCGTGCGTACGCGGTTCAGCTTCACCTGAAGCAAATTGCCGTGCTGCTGCGGGCGTCACGAGTTGAGACCAGCCGCGCGATCGGTGAAGCCCAACCTAAAGAGAGTTAG
- a CDS encoding 2-hydroxyacid dehydrogenase, producing MLRVGYSENLSADLLADFPTGIELIRLPRDLDHDVDIEVWIPDPYPTRNTQIVPHLRGVKLVLSLMAGTEWIPAAVGPHVTICNARGAHNIPTAEWTLSAILTMLKHFPLFLDVQRSGEWKRRFEASAEYAATSGDARAHYPPVMLEELTGKSVLLVGYGSIGKEIERMLSPFNVELTRLARTARMNPTVHGVEELDALLPKAQIVVLILPATAETQWLIDAHQFSLMQQGTLLVNAARGPIVNTDALVDALHSGKIRAALDVTDPEPLPVGHPLWKCPNLLVSPHVGASSPQFAPRALKTAADELRRYMAGEPLLNVVQAAV from the coding sequence ATGCTTCGCGTCGGATACTCCGAAAACCTGTCTGCTGACCTGCTCGCCGATTTCCCCACGGGAATCGAGCTTATTCGTTTGCCTCGCGATCTGGATCACGATGTTGACATCGAAGTGTGGATTCCGGATCCGTATCCGACGAGAAACACGCAGATCGTTCCGCATTTGCGGGGCGTAAAACTGGTGCTATCGCTCATGGCGGGAACAGAGTGGATTCCCGCGGCGGTGGGACCCCACGTCACAATCTGCAATGCGCGCGGCGCGCACAATATCCCGACGGCTGAGTGGACACTATCGGCAATCCTGACCATGTTGAAGCACTTTCCTCTGTTCCTTGACGTTCAGCGATCGGGAGAATGGAAGCGCCGCTTCGAAGCCAGCGCGGAATATGCGGCAACCAGCGGCGATGCCCGAGCACATTACCCGCCCGTGATGCTCGAAGAACTGACCGGGAAATCCGTCCTGCTGGTCGGCTATGGTTCCATCGGCAAAGAGATCGAGCGGATGCTCAGCCCTTTCAATGTTGAATTGACGCGGCTGGCTCGGACGGCGCGCATGAATCCCACAGTGCATGGTGTGGAAGAACTGGATGCCTTGCTGCCAAAGGCCCAGATCGTGGTGCTGATTCTCCCCGCGACAGCCGAAACGCAATGGCTTATCGACGCACACCAGTTTTCGCTCATGCAGCAGGGAACTCTGCTCGTCAATGCAGCCAGGGGGCCGATTGTGAATACGGACGCCTTGGTTGACGCACTGCATAGCGGCAAAATACGTGCGGCGCTCGATGTCACGGATCCTGAACCGCTACCGGTGGGACACCCATTGTGGAAGTGCCCGAACCTTCTGGTCTCCCCGCACGTCGGCGCATCAAGTCCGCAGTTCGCGCCTCGCGCGTTGAAGACAGCCGCCGATGAATTGCGGCGCTATATGGCGGGTGAACCGCTGCTCAACGTGGTGCAAGCCGCAGTCTGA
- a CDS encoding aminotransferase class I/II-fold pyridoxal phosphate-dependent enzyme: protein MTKQSGIRLAKRLDEVGFSDIVQIRNKVMEMRAEGLQVHSLHGGEPYFETPEEIKYAAVKALVENYTHYAPSSGVLPLRKALVEKLAAKNKIDVTTDEVIATVGGSQSLYGAFQSVLDPGDDALVFSPYWTPIGDLVTGAQARPLLVPTITARRNGIRKTLEQFSTPKTRAIYYNTPQNPSGLVFTRAEAEEVASFARDRDLIVIADEAYEDLVYEGDHVSIASLPGMAERTITCFTFSKTYAMTGWRAGYAVAKEPFMTALRKIVLYSTNGVTTFVQQAMIHALKTPSSEIAAHREEYRKRRDLLVGVLNEVGLKCEPPAGAFYAFPNVEKIHKNSRTAAQILLEKAHIATIPGSVFGAQGEGHLRFGYAITVKEIEDCASALRKFLS, encoded by the coding sequence ATGACGAAGCAAAGTGGAATCCGCCTGGCAAAGAGACTCGATGAGGTCGGATTCTCCGATATCGTGCAGATCCGTAACAAGGTCATGGAAATGCGTGCCGAAGGCCTGCAGGTTCACTCCCTGCATGGCGGCGAACCCTACTTCGAGACGCCGGAAGAAATCAAGTACGCGGCGGTCAAGGCCCTTGTCGAGAACTACACCCACTATGCGCCGTCGTCGGGCGTCTTGCCATTGCGCAAGGCTCTTGTTGAGAAGCTTGCCGCAAAAAACAAAATCGACGTGACGACCGATGAGGTAATTGCGACCGTCGGCGGCTCACAATCTTTATATGGAGCCTTCCAGAGCGTGCTTGATCCGGGCGATGACGCGCTGGTCTTCTCGCCTTATTGGACGCCGATTGGCGACCTTGTCACTGGAGCACAGGCCCGCCCTCTGCTTGTCCCAACCATTACGGCAAGGCGCAACGGAATCCGCAAGACGCTGGAGCAGTTCTCGACTCCCAAAACTCGAGCCATCTACTACAACACTCCGCAGAATCCCAGCGGTCTTGTCTTCACGCGCGCAGAAGCGGAAGAGGTGGCTTCGTTTGCCCGTGACCGCGACCTGATTGTGATTGCCGATGAGGCTTACGAAGATCTTGTATACGAGGGCGACCATGTATCCATTGCGTCCCTGCCGGGAATGGCCGAGCGCACGATTACCTGTTTCACGTTTTCAAAAACCTATGCGATGACCGGCTGGCGCGCAGGGTATGCAGTGGCTAAAGAGCCATTCATGACAGCGCTGCGGAAGATCGTCCTCTACTCGACAAATGGCGTGACTACTTTTGTGCAGCAGGCGATGATCCATGCGCTCAAAACGCCTTCCTCTGAGATCGCCGCGCATCGCGAAGAGTATCGGAAGCGTAGGGACTTACTGGTTGGAGTGTTGAACGAGGTCGGACTCAAGTGCGAACCACCCGCTGGTGCCTTTTATGCATTTCCAAATGTTGAGAAGATTCACAAGAATAGCCGCACGGCTGCGCAAATCCTGCTTGAAAAAGCGCACATCGCCACCATTCCCGGATCGGTCTTCGGGGCGCAGGGCGAAGGCCACCTCCGTTTTGGATATGCCATCACCGTCAAGGAAATCGAGGATTGCGCTTCGGCGCTGCGCAAGTTTCTCAGCTAA
- a CDS encoding histidinol-phosphate transaminase, giving the protein MDKSALKVHPAPRARVQAMKEYHPPLGNRDAMRLDFNENTIACSPKVRDVLSCISAGHLTRYPERGPVERVVAEHLRVQPEQVVLTNGVDEAIHVLFETFLDAGDELLLPVPTYTMYEVYASATDARIVPVLALDDMQFPFEGLASAITPRTRIIAIANPNSPSGSITTRAQIIELAQLAPQAVVLVDEAYFHFHGETVIDLIDTLPNVMIARTFSKAYGLAGLRLGVLAGPVQLISWIRRVLSPYSVNSLALACLPPALQDTAYLDWYVGEVLAARADFEAALDAAAIRRWPSQANFILVYIGLQHAEFVRLMSAGGVLVRDRSNDPGCDGCVRITIGTREQMREAVVVLNNTLHTLKTAKEKQ; this is encoded by the coding sequence GTGGATAAATCCGCTTTGAAAGTCCACCCCGCTCCGCGCGCGCGTGTCCAGGCGATGAAGGAATATCACCCGCCTCTCGGAAATCGTGACGCCATGCGACTAGACTTCAACGAGAACACCATTGCGTGTTCCCCGAAAGTCCGCGATGTCTTGAGTTGCATCTCCGCTGGCCATCTCACCCGCTATCCCGAGCGTGGCCCCGTGGAGCGCGTCGTTGCAGAACATCTCCGCGTGCAGCCCGAACAGGTGGTATTGACCAACGGCGTCGATGAAGCGATACACGTTCTTTTCGAAACCTTCCTCGATGCCGGCGACGAATTGTTGCTGCCTGTGCCCACCTACACCATGTATGAGGTGTATGCGTCGGCGACCGACGCGCGAATAGTTCCAGTCCTGGCGCTTGACGATATGCAGTTTCCCTTCGAGGGTCTGGCAAGCGCGATCACCCCGCGCACCAGGATCATTGCTATCGCGAATCCCAACAGCCCTTCAGGTTCCATCACGACGCGCGCGCAGATTATCGAACTCGCTCAACTCGCTCCGCAGGCGGTGGTCCTGGTTGATGAAGCCTACTTCCACTTCCACGGCGAGACGGTCATCGATCTTATCGATACGCTACCCAATGTCATGATCGCGCGCACGTTCTCAAAGGCCTATGGGCTGGCCGGATTGCGGCTTGGGGTTCTGGCAGGTCCGGTCCAGCTCATCTCCTGGATCCGACGCGTGCTTTCTCCTTACAGCGTCAACTCTCTGGCGCTCGCCTGCTTGCCGCCGGCGCTGCAAGATACTGCTTATCTCGATTGGTACGTCGGGGAAGTCTTGGCAGCACGCGCGGACTTCGAAGCGGCTCTCGATGCTGCTGCTATACGCCGCTGGCCGAGTCAAGCCAATTTCATCCTCGTCTACATTGGTCTGCAGCACGCTGAATTCGTGCGTCTGATGTCAGCCGGAGGAGTGCTGGTCCGCGATCGCTCCAACGATCCGGGCTGTGACGGTTGCGTCCGAATCACCATTGGTACTCGCGAACAGATGCGCGAGGCAGTCGTAGTGCTCAACAACACACTGCACACGCTCAAGACCGCAAAGGAGAAGCAATGA
- a CDS encoding phosphotransferase yields the protein MNESTKAHGLDGSLVEPDWPPLTLSEVRAVLAKMPEVSEPVEILSASPRPFSAASVVRTSRGNVFVKRHARSVRDVEGLMEEHRFMKHLRKNGVEVPRVFTADTEETAVEIGDWTYEVHDIPNGIDSYEDAISWTPFRSVDHARSAGEMLARLHVAAGSYNAPRRKPRPLVASFTIFASDDPLKAFETYASARPALVEDEWTRRDFEEALTLLQPFHEELKPLLVSLQPLWTHNDLHASNFFWSDKSRRAQAVSVIDFGLVDRTAAVYDLTQAIERNVVDWLVLMRDTNGGEDVSVHLDDLWALLEGYEGVRPLSRAEAHALVPMLALCHAEFALTEADYFVGVLYSAEKARIASRDYLVGHARWFSGPGRRKILEPLRQWAESRERLAVRA from the coding sequence TTGAACGAATCGACAAAAGCGCACGGGTTGGATGGATCGCTGGTTGAGCCGGACTGGCCACCGTTGACATTGAGCGAGGTGCGAGCCGTACTTGCGAAGATGCCGGAGGTTAGCGAGCCGGTCGAGATTCTGTCAGCCAGCCCGCGACCGTTTTCCGCAGCGAGTGTGGTTAGAACAAGTCGTGGAAATGTTTTTGTTAAGCGACATGCGCGGTCGGTGCGCGATGTTGAAGGGCTCATGGAAGAGCACCGGTTTATGAAGCACTTGCGGAAGAATGGCGTGGAGGTTCCACGCGTTTTTACCGCCGACACTGAAGAAACTGCAGTTGAAATCGGCGATTGGACATACGAGGTGCACGATATCCCCAATGGGATCGATTCGTATGAAGATGCGATTTCCTGGACGCCATTCCGATCCGTTGATCACGCTCGGTCGGCGGGCGAGATGCTTGCGCGACTTCACGTTGCCGCTGGAAGTTACAATGCGCCAAGAAGGAAACCGCGGCCGCTGGTAGCGAGCTTTACCATCTTTGCGTCTGACGATCCTTTGAAGGCATTTGAAACTTACGCGTCCGCACGTCCCGCGTTAGTTGAGGATGAGTGGACGCGACGGGATTTCGAAGAGGCGCTCACTCTATTGCAGCCATTTCACGAAGAATTGAAACCTCTGCTGGTATCGCTTCAACCGCTGTGGACTCATAATGATCTGCACGCTTCAAATTTCTTCTGGAGTGATAAAAGTCGTCGGGCGCAAGCCGTATCGGTCATCGATTTTGGACTGGTTGATCGCACCGCTGCTGTCTACGACCTCACCCAGGCTATCGAGCGCAATGTTGTGGATTGGCTGGTGCTCATGCGCGATACAAATGGTGGCGAAGATGTTTCGGTGCACCTTGACGATCTGTGGGCACTACTGGAAGGCTACGAGGGAGTGAGACCGCTCAGCCGGGCGGAGGCCCACGCGCTGGTCCCGATGCTTGCGCTGTGTCATGCGGAATTTGCGCTTACCGAAGCGGACTATTTTGTCGGGGTATTGTATTCAGCGGAGAAGGCTCGCATAGCGTCGCGTGATTACCTGGTTGGCCACGCGCGATGGTTCAGCGGACCTGGACGCAGGAAAATTCTGGAACCTCTGCGCCAATGGGCGGAATCGCGCGAACGGTTGGCGGTGCGCGCATGA
- a CDS encoding HisA/HisF-related TIM barrel protein, whose amino-acid sequence MLIPSIDLMGGRIVQLVQGKKLRLSFDDFEYWIEKFSRFPLVQLIDLDAAMRQGDNYALVAQIARRLPCQVGGGVRSIERAQQVLDTGARRVIIGSALFSEEGAVNVDFASALALAVGSEHLIAGVDTKGGRIAVKGWKAQVALTPDDAIPQLDPYVHGYLYTHVDGEGLMQGFPIDTAARLRRLTVHHLIVAGGIRSQSEIDDLDAMRVDAVVGMAVYTNLLAI is encoded by the coding sequence ATGTTGATTCCCTCAATTGACCTGATGGGTGGCCGAATCGTTCAGCTGGTGCAAGGCAAAAAGCTGCGCCTCTCCTTTGACGATTTCGAATACTGGATCGAAAAATTCTCTCGCTTCCCACTGGTACAGTTGATCGACCTCGACGCGGCGATGCGCCAGGGCGACAACTACGCGTTAGTCGCACAGATCGCACGGCGGCTTCCGTGCCAGGTTGGCGGAGGCGTTCGTTCCATCGAGCGGGCACAGCAGGTACTCGATACCGGCGCCAGGCGCGTCATCATCGGATCCGCGCTGTTCTCTGAGGAAGGCGCGGTCAACGTCGATTTTGCGTCGGCACTTGCATTGGCTGTGGGCTCAGAACACCTCATCGCAGGAGTCGACACCAAGGGCGGCCGCATAGCGGTAAAGGGCTGGAAAGCGCAGGTCGCGCTGACGCCGGACGATGCGATTCCACAACTGGATCCGTATGTGCACGGATATCTCTACACCCATGTGGATGGCGAAGGACTAATGCAGGGTTTCCCCATCGATACCGCAGCGCGCTTGCGCAGGTTGACGGTTCACCATCTCATCGTGGCGGGTGGAATCCGCAGTCAGTCGGAGATTGATGATCTCGATGCAATGCGCGTAGATGCGGTGGTGGGCATGGCTGTCTACACAAATCTGCTCGCTATTTGA
- the pnuC gene encoding nicotinamide riboside transporter PnuC, protein MTFAAIAHYLATNWVELAGFVTTALGIWLTTKRLLICWPVVLAADVLYLVVFYRARLLSDALLQIFFIAFTLYGWWHWWRGVREEGEVRVVPLAWSSLVIALLAGIAGSFVLGELAKRLHAALPYLDATLTSFSLVGSWWQARKHIANWWLWIVVNLVYIGEYMYKDLWLTAVLYAGLVGLAVLGLRDWKRAAREVQTAACTTLSSGSPAI, encoded by the coding sequence ATGACGTTCGCGGCCATTGCCCACTATCTCGCCACAAACTGGGTGGAACTTGCAGGCTTCGTTACCACCGCTCTGGGCATCTGGCTCACCACGAAGCGGCTGTTGATCTGCTGGCCCGTGGTGCTTGCTGCGGACGTACTCTATCTCGTTGTCTTCTATCGCGCGCGTTTGTTATCCGACGCGCTGCTGCAGATATTCTTCATTGCCTTCACTCTCTATGGGTGGTGGCACTGGTGGCGCGGCGTGCGAGAAGAAGGCGAGGTGCGCGTCGTTCCGTTGGCATGGTCGAGTCTGGTGATCGCGCTACTTGCGGGGATCGCGGGCAGCTTTGTTTTGGGTGAACTGGCTAAGCGACTGCATGCCGCACTGCCTTATCTCGACGCCACACTCACCAGTTTCAGCCTGGTGGGAAGCTGGTGGCAGGCGCGCAAACATATCGCCAACTGGTGGCTCTGGATTGTCGTCAATCTCGTCTATATCGGCGAGTACATGTACAAGGACCTGTGGCTGACAGCAGTTTTGTATGCGGGACTTGTTGGCCTTGCTGTTCTCGGCCTCCGCGACTGGAAACGTGCTGCGCGTGAAGTTCAGACTGCGGCTTGCACCACGTTGAGCAGCGGTTCACCCGCCATATAG
- the hisH gene encoding imidazole glycerol phosphate synthase subunit HisH, with the protein MRVTVIDYKAGNLTSVLKALRHLGAETVVTDSDVSLIGSAERIVLPGVGHFAATDRLNSTGMTSAIRAAISRGVPFLGICVGMQWLYAGSTEAPDHAGLSHFPESCTRFPECNQKVPHVGWNSLETKGGSRLLAGVAPGEFVYFTHSYKAPITADTAAVANYIENFAAAAERDNVMGVQFHPEKSGETGLKILRNFLEWTC; encoded by the coding sequence ATGCGGGTTACAGTCATCGACTACAAAGCTGGCAATCTCACGTCCGTGTTGAAGGCGCTGCGGCATCTGGGCGCGGAGACGGTGGTGACGGATTCGGACGTATCGCTCATCGGTTCTGCTGAGCGGATCGTGCTGCCGGGAGTGGGGCATTTTGCGGCAACCGATCGGCTGAATTCAACGGGCATGACCTCGGCCATTCGCGCGGCCATCAGTCGCGGCGTTCCATTCCTCGGCATATGCGTGGGGATGCAGTGGCTGTACGCTGGGTCCACAGAAGCACCAGACCACGCTGGGCTCTCGCATTTCCCTGAATCCTGCACACGCTTCCCCGAATGCAACCAGAAAGTTCCCCATGTAGGCTGGAATTCGCTGGAGACCAAGGGTGGCTCGCGCCTTTTGGCAGGAGTCGCGCCCGGTGAGTTTGTTTACTTTACCCACTCGTACAAGGCTCCCATCACGGCAGACACCGCTGCAGTCGCAAACTACATTGAGAATTTCGCCGCCGCGGCAGAACGGGACAACGTCATGGGCGTCCAGTTTCATCCGGAGAAGTCCGGTGAGACTGGATTGAAGATCCTGCGCAATTTTCTGGAGTGGACATGCTGA
- the hisD gene encoding histidinol dehydrogenase: MKLIRTQGRGARKAEEVLATLEKRGGAAFERVLPVVRRIVANVRRSGDRALHRYAAQFDGLGDTATIRISAQEMADAWDVIDPSLRVALKTAAAQIRAFAKMQLPRSWSKSSTAGLTVGQIVRPIDAVGCYVPSGRHPLPSTLLMTAIPAQVAGVQRIVVVSPKPAPETLAAAHLLGIKELYRVGGAHAIAALAHGTPTIARVDKIVGPGNLYVTAAKRLVAFDCAIDMLAGPTEIIVTSERGDPAEIAADLVAQAEHDPEALAIFITTRHDLAKQVIGEAKTQSRKNAIARTALDRNSLAIVAATLEEARSLTNRLAPEHLTVDSIEDLEWVSSAGSVFVGGWSAQPMGDYISGPNHTLPTGGMARIRGGLSVNDFVKLITVQQYDAAAIGELGPHAVLLAEAEGLTAHAAAIRMRFRKRSSNRTANRSSARRARG; this comes from the coding sequence ATGAAATTGATTCGAACTCAAGGTCGAGGAGCACGTAAGGCTGAAGAAGTTCTGGCCACGTTGGAAAAACGCGGCGGAGCGGCATTCGAGCGGGTGTTGCCGGTCGTCCGCCGAATCGTCGCGAACGTCCGTCGCAGCGGTGATCGAGCATTGCATCGCTACGCAGCGCAGTTTGACGGGCTTGGCGATACGGCAACCATTCGCATCTCCGCACAGGAGATGGCCGACGCATGGGATGTGATTGATCCGTCGCTCCGCGTAGCTCTCAAGACTGCGGCTGCGCAAATTCGCGCATTCGCAAAAATGCAGTTACCCAGATCATGGAGCAAGTCGTCCACCGCAGGCCTCACCGTTGGTCAGATCGTGCGCCCGATTGACGCGGTTGGTTGCTATGTGCCGAGCGGCCGTCATCCGCTTCCGTCCACGCTATTGATGACCGCGATACCCGCGCAGGTAGCGGGCGTGCAGCGCATCGTCGTGGTGTCTCCCAAACCGGCGCCAGAGACGCTGGCAGCCGCACACCTCCTCGGCATCAAAGAACTCTACCGCGTCGGCGGAGCGCACGCCATTGCCGCTCTCGCTCACGGCACGCCTACGATCGCGCGCGTTGACAAGATCGTCGGCCCCGGCAATCTCTATGTCACCGCCGCCAAACGGCTCGTCGCCTTTGACTGCGCCATCGACATGCTGGCTGGCCCCACCGAGATCATTGTGACCAGCGAACGCGGCGACCCGGCTGAGATTGCCGCAGACCTCGTTGCGCAGGCCGAACACGATCCCGAGGCTCTCGCCATCTTCATCACCACGCGGCACGATCTAGCGAAGCAGGTCATCGGGGAAGCAAAAACGCAAAGCCGCAAGAACGCCATCGCCCGAACTGCTCTCGACCGTAACAGCCTGGCCATTGTCGCCGCCACTCTCGAAGAAGCGCGTTCCCTTACCAATCGTCTTGCGCCAGAGCACCTGACCGTCGATTCAATCGAAGATCTGGAATGGGTTTCGAGTGCCGGCTCAGTATTTGTTGGAGGCTGGTCCGCCCAACCCATGGGAGACTACATCTCTGGCCCCAATCACACGCTGCCGACCGGTGGAATGGCGCGCATTCGCGGCGGCCTCAGTGTAAACGACTTTGTAAAACTGATCACAGTGCAGCAGTACGATGCTGCAGCCATCGGCGAACTTGGGCCGCACGCAGTGTTGTTGGCCGAGGCCGAAGGACTAACGGCGCATGCTGCAGCGATACGAATGCGCTTTCGCAAAAGGTCATCGAACCGCACCGCAAATCGAAGCAGCGCGAGGAGAGCCCGTGGATAA
- the hisB gene encoding imidazoleglycerol-phosphate dehydratase HisB codes for MTASADDKTPKNKTVRRSAVARDTHETRIAIALTIEGKGIYKVSTGIRFFDHMLELFTRHGAFDLELSCKGDLDVDQHHTVEDVGITLGEAFDRALGDKRGILRAGYFIMPMDETLAISAVDLSGRAAYAVDTKVRTRLVGDLQTELVTDFFEGFARGARANVHVKTMYGRSNHHKIEAIFKAFARALRVACSRDKQLGEMLPSTKGLL; via the coding sequence ATGACAGCCAGTGCTGACGACAAAACGCCGAAAAATAAGACGGTTCGCAGGTCAGCGGTCGCACGCGACACCCATGAAACCCGCATCGCCATTGCACTCACAATCGAAGGCAAGGGCATCTACAAAGTCTCCACGGGCATTCGCTTCTTCGATCACATGCTGGAATTGTTTACGCGTCACGGCGCATTCGACTTGGAACTTTCCTGCAAGGGTGACCTCGACGTTGATCAGCATCACACCGTAGAGGATGTGGGCATCACGCTCGGCGAAGCGTTCGATCGCGCCCTCGGCGACAAGCGCGGAATACTGCGCGCCGGCTATTTCATCATGCCGATGGACGAGACACTCGCCATATCTGCCGTCGATTTAAGCGGGCGCGCAGCCTACGCGGTTGACACCAAGGTTCGCACACGCCTCGTAGGCGACCTCCAGACCGAGTTGGTTACAGACTTCTTCGAGGGTTTCGCGCGTGGCGCCCGTGCCAACGTGCACGTGAAGACAATGTACGGCCGGTCGAACCATCACAAAATTGAAGCAATCTTCAAGGCATTTGCCCGTGCCCTGCGCGTCGCCTGTTCGCGCGATAAGCAACTGGGCGAAATGCTGCCCAGCACCAAAGGGCTGCTCTGA
- the hisF gene encoding imidazole glycerol phosphate synthase subunit HisF, with protein sequence MLTKRIIACLDVHAGRVVKGVQFVDIVDAGDPAALAARHAREGADEIVLLDITATHEGRRTLLETVRRTARELFVPFTVGGGIRSAEEAEMVFEAGADKISINSAALADPLLITRIGLSFGAQAVVVAIDAKRDPEAEDPVRDAQVFLQGGRKLAGRRVVEWALEAEARGAGEILLTSMDADGTRAGFDCELTAAVSEAVNIPVIASGGAGTVAHFADVFGRGKADAALAASIFHFGVSSARSLKQELVAAGIPMRLPC encoded by the coding sequence ATGCTGACCAAGCGCATCATCGCCTGTCTCGATGTCCACGCTGGCCGAGTGGTGAAAGGCGTCCAGTTTGTGGACATCGTCGACGCCGGTGATCCCGCTGCGCTGGCCGCTCGCCATGCCCGCGAAGGAGCCGACGAAATCGTCCTGCTCGATATCACCGCCACCCACGAAGGACGGCGAACCCTGCTCGAAACAGTGCGTCGCACCGCACGCGAGTTATTTGTCCCATTCACGGTGGGCGGTGGCATCCGCAGTGCGGAAGAAGCCGAGATGGTGTTCGAAGCCGGAGCCGACAAGATCAGCATCAATTCGGCCGCGCTAGCCGATCCTTTGCTGATCACCAGAATCGGCCTCAGCTTCGGAGCGCAGGCTGTCGTAGTGGCGATCGATGCAAAGCGCGATCCCGAAGCCGAAGACCCCGTGCGCGACGCGCAGGTATTTCTGCAGGGTGGACGCAAGCTCGCCGGACGTCGCGTTGTCGAGTGGGCGCTTGAGGCCGAGGCTCGCGGTGCCGGAGAGATTCTGCTGACCTCGATGGACGCCGACGGCACGCGCGCCGGTTTCGATTGTGAACTCACCGCAGCCGTCAGCGAAGCGGTCAACATTCCCGTAATTGCTTCGGGTGGCGCCGGTACAGTGGCGCACTTTGCCGACGTCTTCGGAAGAGGCAAAGCGGATGCGGCCCTCGCGGCAAGCATCTTTCACTTCGGCGTATCCAGCGCCCGCTCGCTCAAGCAAGAACTCGTCGCTGCCGGAATTCCCATGAGGTTGCCATGTTGA